In a single window of the Nitrospirota bacterium genome:
- a CDS encoding flavin reductase family protein — protein MLKEITSDIYHLLHPKIAFFLTSISEDGSPNVMACAWATPVSEEPLIVVVCVSKDSYTAELIKQTKEFVINITRKKLLKALWICGKISGRDTDKFKKAGLKIINAKKVKSPVIDGCVGYIECKLWKTVDAGECYAFFGKVLSAYADDRYLKNGLWIEEAKIPLHLGGSKMVYFR, from the coding sequence ATGCTAAAAGAAATCACATCAGACATCTATCATCTCCTCCATCCCAAGATAGCATTCTTTCTTACAAGCATCAGTGAGGATGGAAGTCCAAATGTTATGGCGTGTGCATGGGCGACGCCTGTTAGTGAGGAGCCACTGATTGTGGTTGTCTGTGTTTCAAAGGATAGTTATACAGCGGAATTGATTAAACAGACAAAAGAATTTGTGATAAACATTACAAGAAAGAAACTCTTAAAGGCATTATGGATTTGCGGGAAAATATCTGGAAGAGATACAGATAAGTTTAAAAAAGCAGGGCTTAAAATAATTAATGCCAAGAAAGTTAAATCACCCGTAATTGATGGATGTGTTGGATACATTGAATGCAAATTGTGGAAGACAGTGGATGCTGGTGAATGTTATGCATTCTTTGGGAAAGTCCTTTCTGCCTATGCTGATGATAGATACTTGAAGAATGGGTTGTGGATAGAGGAGGCAAAAATTCCACTGCACCTGGGTGGAAGCAAGATGGTGTATTTTAGATAG
- the carB gene encoding carbamoyl-phosphate synthase large subunit: protein MPKRTDISKILLIGSGPIVIGQACEFDYSGTQACKALKEEGYKVVLINSNPATIMTDPEFADATYIEPITPPVVADIIEKERPDALLPTMGGQTALNIAVKLSEDGVLDKYGVELIGAKLHAIKKAEDRDLFKEAMKRIGLKIPKSAYISSEKESIDVMSYIGFPAIIRPSFTLGGTGGNVAYNIEEYKGYIEWGLNASPVHRVLVEESVLGWKEFELEVMRDGKDNVVIICPIENFDPMGIHTGDSITVAPAQTLTDKEYQVMRDAAIKIIREIGVDTGGSNIQFAVNPDNGKLVVIEMNPRVSRSSALASKATGFPIAKIAAKLAVGYTLDEIPNDITKKTPASFEPSIDYVVVKIPRFAFEKFPQADQTLTTQMKSVGEAMAIGRTFKEALQKAIRSLEIDRYGLESYRKSKADSRELIKEGLKTPNWERVWYIGEAIKAGFSIDEIFDLTKIDRWFLNNIREIISFESLIMSFATGIKKEDTGTIAPYMIPGDVLRKAKELGFSDRRIASLIGSDELVIRNLRKGKGIISIYKMVDTCAAEFEAYTPYLYSTYEKPFYRAEERKSGSDEGKDFRTSELQTSALIFRADCEANPTTRKKIMILGGGPNRIGQGIEFDYCCVHGSFALKEEGFETIMVNCNPETVSTDYDTSDRLYFEPLTLEDVLNIIEVERPDGVIVQFGGQTPLKLAVPLERAGVRIIGTSPDSIDRAEDRKRFKELIEKLCLKQPESGTALSGKEALIVASKIGFPVVVRPSYVLGGRAMEIVYDERSLKEYMKLAVKASPEHPILIDKYLEDAIEIDVDAISDGINVIIGGIMEHIEEAGVHSGDSAMSLPPYSLSTDVINEIKRQTKLLAIELSVIGLMNVQFAVKNNEIFILEVNPRASRTIPFVSKAIGIPLAKLAAKVMAGKTLKELGLTHEKEINHIAVKESVFPFNRFPNVDTLLGPEMKSTGEVMGIDMDFGLSFAKSQEAAGSKVPTSGKVFISVRERDKSYAIPIARKLIEFGFEIEATRGTAEYLSMNGLDVKVVNKVGEGRPHIVDHIKNGEVSLVINTVSGAKAQRDSYSIRRTALVHGVPYFTTMAGAKAATYGIDAAIKRTAGTRHTVIVKSLQEYHEEVMQTH from the coding sequence ATGCCTAAAAGAACAGACATAAGTAAAATACTCCTTATCGGTTCGGGTCCAATTGTAATCGGGCAGGCATGCGAATTTGATTATTCAGGAACACAGGCATGCAAGGCGCTTAAGGAAGAGGGTTATAAGGTGGTTCTTATTAACAGCAACCCAGCCACTATAATGACCGACCCTGAATTTGCTGATGCTACCTATATAGAGCCTATAACCCCTCCTGTTGTAGCAGATATAATTGAAAAGGAAAGACCTGATGCATTGCTTCCTACAATGGGGGGACAGACAGCCCTCAATATAGCAGTGAAACTCTCAGAAGATGGTGTTCTTGATAAATATGGAGTAGAGCTAATAGGGGCAAAACTTCATGCAATAAAAAAGGCAGAGGACAGAGACCTCTTTAAAGAGGCGATGAAAAGGATAGGGCTTAAGATACCTAAAAGTGCCTATATCTCATCTGAAAAGGAATCTATAGATGTCATGAGTTATATTGGTTTTCCAGCTATTATAAGACCATCCTTTACACTCGGTGGGACGGGTGGTAATGTTGCTTACAATATCGAGGAGTATAAAGGTTATATTGAATGGGGATTAAATGCAAGTCCTGTTCATCGTGTGCTTGTTGAGGAATCTGTGCTCGGATGGAAGGAATTTGAACTTGAGGTGATGCGTGATGGAAAGGACAATGTGGTTATTATCTGTCCGATCGAGAATTTCGACCCTATGGGCATACATACAGGTGATAGTATTACTGTGGCTCCTGCACAGACCTTAACAGATAAAGAATATCAGGTAATGAGGGATGCAGCCATAAAGATAATCAGGGAGATAGGTGTTGATACAGGGGGTTCTAATATCCAGTTTGCGGTAAACCCTGATAACGGTAAACTTGTAGTCATTGAGATGAATCCCAGGGTTTCAAGAAGTTCTGCACTTGCCTCAAAAGCTACAGGTTTTCCTATCGCCAAGATAGCAGCAAAACTTGCAGTAGGATATACACTTGATGAGATACCGAATGATATAACAAAGAAGACTCCTGCATCCTTTGAGCCTTCAATAGATTATGTGGTAGTGAAAATCCCGAGATTCGCTTTTGAAAAATTTCCACAAGCAGATCAGACGCTTACCACACAGATGAAATCTGTAGGGGAGGCTATGGCTATAGGAAGAACCTTTAAAGAGGCATTACAGAAGGCAATACGGTCATTAGAGATAGACAGATATGGGCTTGAATCCTATCGAAAATCGAAAGCTGATAGTCGAGAATTAATTAAAGAAGGATTAAAGACTCCTAACTGGGAGCGGGTGTGGTATATAGGGGAGGCAATAAAGGCAGGATTTTCGATAGATGAAATCTTTGATTTGACCAAGATAGACAGGTGGTTTCTTAATAACATCAGAGAGATTATCTCCTTTGAATCATTAATTATGTCTTTTGCTACAGGGATCAAAAAAGAGGACACCGGAACGATAGCCCCTTATATGATTCCTGGTGATGTCTTGAGGAAGGCAAAAGAGCTCGGATTCTCTGACAGGAGGATTGCCTCCCTCATTGGAAGCGATGAACTTGTTATAAGGAATTTGCGTAAGGGTAAAGGAATAATATCTATCTATAAAATGGTGGATACATGTGCAGCAGAATTTGAGGCATATACACCATATCTGTATTCGACTTATGAAAAACCCTTCTATAGAGCTGAAGAGCGGAAGAGCGGAAGCGATGAAGGAAAGGACTTCAGGACTTCAGAACTTCAGACTTCAGCCTTAATTTTTAGGGCTGACTGTGAGGCAAACCCTACTACTCGTAAAAAGATAATGATACTGGGAGGTGGTCCTAACAGGATAGGGCAGGGCATAGAGTTTGATTATTGTTGTGTCCATGGGTCTTTTGCACTCAAAGAAGAGGGCTTTGAGACTATAATGGTAAATTGTAATCCCGAGACCGTAAGTACAGATTACGATACATCAGATAGACTCTATTTCGAGCCATTGACTCTCGAGGATGTTTTGAATATCATAGAGGTAGAAAGGCCAGACGGTGTCATAGTACAGTTCGGAGGACAGACGCCATTGAAACTCGCTGTGCCACTTGAAAGGGCAGGTGTGAGAATAATAGGAACATCCCCTGATTCGATAGATAGGGCAGAGGATAGAAAGCGGTTTAAGGAGCTCATCGAAAAACTTTGCCTCAAACAGCCAGAAAGCGGAACAGCCCTCTCAGGCAAAGAGGCATTGATTGTTGCAAGTAAAATAGGTTTCCCCGTAGTTGTGAGACCTTCATATGTTCTTGGTGGAAGGGCAATGGAGATCGTTTACGACGAAAGAAGTCTCAAGGAGTATATGAAACTGGCAGTTAAGGCGTCTCCTGAACACCCGATATTAATAGATAAATATCTTGAGGATGCAATCGAGATAGATGTGGATGCAATATCAGATGGTATTAATGTAATTATAGGAGGCATAATGGAACATATAGAGGAGGCAGGTGTTCACTCCGGGGATTCAGCCATGTCTCTTCCACCATATTCGTTAAGCACTGATGTTATTAACGAGATAAAACGACAGACGAAACTCCTCGCAATTGAGCTTAGTGTAATTGGATTGATGAATGTGCAATTTGCAGTGAAAAATAATGAGATATTCATTCTTGAGGTGAACCCGAGGGCATCAAGAACAATTCCATTTGTGAGTAAGGCAATTGGGATTCCTCTCGCAAAGTTAGCTGCAAAGGTAATGGCAGGAAAGACTTTGAAAGAACTGGGGCTAACCCATGAAAAGGAGATAAATCATATAGCAGTAAAAGAATCTGTTTTTCCCTTCAACAGATTCCCTAATGTTGATACACTTCTCGGACCAGAGATGAAATCCACAGGAGAGGTAATGGGAATAGATATGGATTTTGGACTTTCATTTGCTAAATCTCAAGAGGCAGCGGGCTCTAAAGTGCCGACATCAGGAAAGGTATTTATAAGCGTAAGAGAAAGGGATAAGTCATACGCTATTCCTATTGCAAGGAAACTCATAGAGTTCGGGTTTGAGATAGAGGCTACAAGGGGAACGGCAGAATATCTCTCTATGAATGGACTTGATGTAAAGGTAGTCAATAAGGTAGGAGAAGGAAGACCACACATCGTGGATCATATAAAGAACGGTGAGGTCTCACTTGTGATAAACACAGTAAGCGGTGCAAAGGCACAGAGAGACTCTTATTCTATAAGGAGGACTGCTCTTGTCCATGGAGTACCTTATTTTACGACGATGGCTGGTGCTAAAGCTGCAACATATGGTATAGATGCTGCGATAAAGAGAACCGCTGGCACGAGACATACCGTGATTGTGAAGTCCCTGCAGGAATATCATGAAGAGGTAATGCAAACGCATTAA
- the greA gene encoding transcription elongation factor GreA: MRGKIPITKDGYEKLKEELTRLKKVERPKNIQEIAEARSHGDLSENAEYHAAKERQSLIARKIHEIERKLAAAHIIDTSKLYGEKVVFGARVRLINLETNEEKIYTLVGEEETDLKNGKISILSPVGKALIGHQIGDIVTIKAPARTIEYEILEIGFE; this comes from the coding sequence ATGCGTGGAAAGATACCTATTACAAAAGATGGTTATGAGAAGCTTAAGGAAGAGCTGACAAGACTGAAGAAGGTAGAAAGACCAAAAAATATTCAGGAGATTGCAGAAGCAAGATCTCATGGTGACCTTTCAGAAAATGCGGAGTATCATGCTGCAAAGGAAAGACAATCTTTAATTGCAAGAAAGATTCATGAGATAGAGCGTAAACTTGCTGCTGCACATATAATAGATACATCTAAATTATATGGAGAGAAGGTGGTTTTTGGTGCCAGGGTACGGTTAATTAATCTGGAGACAAATGAAGAAAAAATCTATACCCTTGTAGGAGAAGAAGAGACTGACCTCAAAAACGGGAAGATATCAATACTCTCCCCTGTTGGCAAGGCACTTATCGGACATCAGATTGGAGATATTGTTACAATAAAAGCCCCTGCAAGAACGATCGAATACGAAATATTAGAGATAGGCTTTGAGTAA
- a CDS encoding dihydroorotate dehydrogenase electron transfer subunit has product MSKILKASVLENRELSKGYFLLTLNLNHEVNSLPGQFFMLRIGRATDPFLPRPFSFHRHISKKRIQFIYKVVGRVTSNLSMLEKDSVIELTGPLGNGFPLFKEMVESLLVAGGIGIAPLVALAERLEKKSTTFFIGGKTKNDILLKRDLKGITNRLYITTEDSSIGRAGVVTDALIDYLKAHDSPASLPGLAPWPRSLASLCEAGQAAKQGRLRSRAGCEVGRAKLKTVVYACGPRAMLQKVSEIAFKHNINCYVSLEETMACGVGACMGCVVKIRSQKSNPPLPPFTKGGRGGITNSELRTLNSNLIYKRVCKDGPVFMADEVIWE; this is encoded by the coding sequence TTGAGTAAGATTCTAAAGGCAAGTGTTTTAGAGAATCGTGAGTTATCAAAGGGATATTTCCTTCTGACATTAAATCTCAATCATGAAGTAAACTCTTTACCAGGCCAGTTTTTCATGTTACGTATAGGGAGAGCGACTGATCCCTTTCTTCCGAGACCTTTCAGTTTCCACAGACATATATCAAAAAAGAGGATACAGTTCATATACAAAGTGGTTGGAAGAGTGACATCAAATCTCTCAATGTTAGAAAAAGACAGTGTTATTGAACTGACAGGACCACTCGGAAATGGGTTTCCATTATTCAAAGAGATGGTGGAATCATTGCTTGTTGCAGGAGGTATAGGAATAGCCCCACTTGTAGCACTTGCGGAAAGACTGGAAAAGAAATCCACCACTTTTTTTATCGGTGGTAAGACAAAAAATGATATTCTGCTGAAAAGAGACCTTAAGGGGATAACCAATAGGCTTTATATTACCACTGAGGATTCATCCATAGGTAGAGCCGGTGTTGTTACTGACGCTCTGATTGACTACCTCAAGGCTCATGACTCCCCGGCCTCGCTCCCCGGCCTCGCTCCCTGGCCTCGCTCCCTGGCCTCGCTCTGCGAAGCAGGGCAGGCTGCGAAGCAGGGCAGGCTGCGAAGCAGGGCAGGCTGCGAAGTGGGGCGGGCAAAACTCAAAACCGTAGTATACGCATGCGGGCCGCGGGCTATGCTTCAAAAGGTCTCTGAAATTGCATTTAAACATAATATAAATTGTTATGTCTCACTTGAGGAAACGATGGCATGTGGTGTAGGGGCGTGTATGGGGTGCGTGGTGAAGATCAGAAGTCAGAAGTCAAATCCCCCCTTACCCCCCTTTACTAAAGGGGGGCGTGGGGGGATTACTAACTCCGAACTCCGAACTCTCAACTCAAATCTAATATATAAAAGGGTATGTAAGGATGGGCCTGTATTCATGGCGGATGAGGTAATATGGGAGTAA
- a CDS encoding dihydroorotate dehydrogenase codes for MRGKESKVKGKESKKPDLRVEIAGIHLKNPVMTASGTFGYGEEYADFVDL; via the coding sequence GTGCGGGGTAAAGAGTCAAAAGTCAAGGGCAAAGAGTCGAAGAAGCCTGATCTCAGAGTAGAAATTGCAGGGATTCACCTCAAAAACCCCGTGATGACGGCTTCAGGAACATTTGGTTATGGTGAGGAGTACGCTGATTTTGTTGATCTCA
- a CDS encoding dihydroorotate dehydrogenase has protein sequence KGKESKKPDLRVEIAGIHLKNPVMTASGTFGYGEEYADFVDLSRLGAVVVKGISLKPIMGNPPPRICETPSGMINAIGLQNVGVDVFLKEKLPYLRQFDTRVIVNIFGYTVKEYVAVAERLDGVDGISALELNVSCPNVKKGGMIFGTDVKVLKRLIRSVKTSTQIPVITKLSPNVISITDFAKASEDSGSDAISLINTFLGMSIDIKSRRPRLANITGGLSGPAIRPIAVRMVWEVSKAVSIPVIGMGGIMSAEDALEFIMVGATAVAVGTANFINPRATIDIIEGIEKFMLDNKISRVTDLIGTVKCD, from the coding sequence AAGGGCAAAGAGTCGAAGAAGCCTGATCTCAGAGTAGAAATTGCAGGGATTCACCTCAAAAACCCCGTGATGACGGCTTCAGGAACATTTGGTTATGGTGAGGAGTACGCTGATTTTGTTGATCTCAGCAGGCTCGGTGCAGTCGTGGTGAAAGGTATATCGCTAAAACCTATAATGGGCAATCCTCCACCGAGAATATGTGAAACCCCTTCAGGTATGATTAATGCTATTGGACTGCAAAATGTTGGGGTTGATGTCTTCTTAAAAGAAAAACTCCCATATCTCAGGCAGTTTGACACCAGGGTGATTGTAAATATATTTGGATATACAGTAAAAGAATATGTAGCGGTTGCTGAAAGACTGGATGGTGTTGATGGTATATCAGCATTAGAACTTAATGTCTCCTGCCCAAACGTAAAGAAAGGTGGTATGATATTTGGAACCGATGTAAAGGTTCTGAAAAGGTTGATTCGGTCTGTGAAGACCTCGACACAGATTCCTGTGATAACGAAACTCTCACCAAATGTTATAAGTATAACAGATTTTGCGAAGGCATCTGAGGATTCAGGTTCAGACGCAATATCGCTGATAAATACATTTCTCGGGATGTCTATAGATATAAAAAGCAGGAGACCAAGGCTCGCAAATATAACAGGTGGACTTTCAGGACCTGCAATAAGACCTATCGCAGTAAGGATGGTATGGGAGGTATCAAAGGCAGTGAGCATCCCTGTGATCGGTATGGGAGGTATTATGTCTGCAGAGGATGCGCTGGAATTTATTATGGTGGGTGCTACAGCAGTAGCGGTAGGAACTGCTAACTTCATCAACCCAAGGGCGACCATCGATATTATTGAAGGCATAGAAAAATTCATGTTAGATAATAAAATCAGTCGTGTAACTGATTTGATCGGGACAGTAAAATGCGATTGA
- a CDS encoding SAM-dependent chlorinase/fluorinase yields the protein MRLITLTTDFGLKDPFVASMKGVILSINPNVDIVDISHEISPQDILEAAFVLASSWRYFPSETIHVAVVDPGVGSSRRPILFYAGKHYFVGPDNGIFTFIYNDQKVESVIHATSCYYFRETVDTTFHGRDIFAPIAAWLSKGIAPDKLGEPIENPVRLPIPSPKIMGDNLLEGEVIYIDRFGNIMTNITKRNLEQFSEDIKIVIKNKEISGIVDFYAEGEGRGASALINSSGYLEIFIYRGNAKDSLGINIGEKVYLRI from the coding sequence ATGCGATTGATAACCCTGACAACAGACTTCGGTTTGAAGGACCCTTTTGTTGCCTCAATGAAGGGTGTAATACTGAGTATAAACCCAAATGTTGATATTGTAGATATATCACATGAAATATCACCACAGGATATACTCGAAGCGGCTTTTGTTCTGGCATCCTCATGGAGGTATTTCCCATCAGAGACCATACATGTTGCTGTAGTTGACCCGGGCGTAGGAAGCAGTAGAAGACCAATACTTTTCTATGCTGGTAAACATTACTTTGTAGGTCCTGACAATGGCATTTTTACTTTTATCTATAATGATCAAAAGGTTGAAAGTGTTATACACGCCACCTCATGCTACTATTTCAGAGAGACGGTGGATACGACATTTCATGGAAGGGACATCTTTGCCCCGATAGCTGCATGGCTATCAAAAGGGATAGCACCTGATAAACTTGGCGAGCCTATAGAGAATCCGGTAAGATTACCAATCCCTTCCCCAAAGATAATGGGGGATAATCTTCTTGAGGGTGAGGTAATTTATATCGACAGGTTTGGTAATATAATGACAAATATAACGAAAAGGAATTTAGAACAGTTCAGTGAAGACATTAAAATAGTCATAAAAAATAAGGAGATAAGTGGTATTGTAGATTTTTATGCAGAAGGAGAGGGGAGGGGAGCTTCAGCCCTGATTAACAGTTCAGGTTACCTTGAGATATTTATTTACAGAGGTAATGCAAAGGATTCTTTAGGAATAAATATAGGAGAAAAAGTTTATTTACGGATATGA
- a CDS encoding GspE/PulE family protein, translating to MGILGKEDTAKTQDLERQLQYNEKLKYVTNKIHSANNLNEILIKIKDEILSLFDADRITIYSLDTVKNELYSRYMVGNEVKEIRVPVSSTSIAGFTAKFLRLVNISDVYNSTDLSAIDTDLHFDSSWDQKTGYKTKQILAAPILFENRLLGVIQFINKKNAPAFTNLDEKNVSEIARILGIAFRNQSRMLHTKFDYLISQNIINENDLKEAMAKAREKSRDIEAILMEDYKVKKSDIGTSLSQFYGCRFVEFSNTMIIPRELIKGLSPAYLKKSFWVPIATTEDTVTVLIDNPRDPKTMEIKSLFGSKKKVEFDVGLKADIIKFLEYDTQEGVAGNISDILAEMEVKEEKPDPEVTEAGIDENASTIVRLVNQIIIDGYEKGASDIHVEPSKAKKITNVRFRVDGACIRHLEIPLSYSRAITSRIKIMSNLDIAERRLPQDGKIKFSYKDKNIELRVATLPTVGGEDVVMRILASSEAIPFNQLNLSERNYREFKKIVSQPYGIILVVGPTGSGKTTTLHSAVALINTPERKIWTAEDPVEITQEGLRQVEVKPKIDFNFARAMRAFLRADPDVIMVGEMRDYETASIGIEASLTGHLVFSTLHTNSAPETITRLIDMGIDPFNFADALLGVLAQRLIRTLCKKCKESYHPAEEEFLTMVNDYGKEFFAELGIEYNDNLVLYRPKGCNECNQTGYKGRTGIHELLVGTKTIKPIIAKKAPVDEIREHAIKEGMRTLYQDGITKVFKGFTDLKQVRSVCLT from the coding sequence ATGGGTATATTAGGAAAAGAAGATACGGCAAAGACTCAGGATCTTGAGAGACAGCTCCAGTACAATGAAAAACTCAAGTATGTAACGAACAAGATACACTCCGCAAACAACTTAAACGAGATACTCATAAAGATCAAGGATGAAATATTGAGCCTCTTCGATGCCGACAGGATTACGATTTACTCGTTAGATACCGTTAAAAATGAACTTTACTCAAGGTATATGGTCGGCAACGAGGTAAAGGAGATACGGGTTCCTGTATCCTCGACAAGTATTGCCGGTTTTACCGCAAAGTTCTTAAGGTTAGTTAACATCTCTGATGTTTACAATTCCACCGATCTTTCCGCAATAGATACCGACCTTCATTTTGACAGCTCCTGGGATCAAAAAACAGGCTATAAGACAAAGCAGATACTGGCAGCACCGATTCTTTTTGAGAACAGGCTTCTCGGAGTTATTCAGTTTATAAATAAGAAAAATGCCCCGGCGTTTACCAATCTGGATGAGAAAAATGTCTCAGAGATAGCAAGGATACTCGGCATAGCCTTCCGCAATCAAAGCCGTATGCTTCACACGAAATTTGATTACCTGATCAGCCAGAACATTATAAACGAAAACGACCTGAAAGAGGCAATGGCGAAGGCAAGGGAAAAGTCCAGGGATATTGAAGCGATTCTGATGGAAGATTACAAGGTTAAGAAATCAGATATTGGCACTTCTTTAAGTCAGTTTTATGGATGCAGATTCGTAGAGTTCAGCAATACCATGATTATCCCGCGAGAGTTGATAAAAGGTTTAAGTCCCGCATATCTTAAAAAGTCTTTCTGGGTGCCTATTGCTACCACGGAAGATACAGTGACGGTTCTTATTGACAATCCCAGAGACCCCAAAACGATGGAGATTAAGAGCCTTTTCGGTTCTAAGAAGAAGGTCGAGTTCGATGTGGGGTTAAAGGCTGATATAATCAAATTTTTAGAGTATGATACGCAAGAAGGGGTGGCTGGTAACATATCCGATATCCTTGCTGAGATGGAGGTGAAGGAGGAAAAACCTGATCCTGAGGTCACAGAGGCAGGAATCGATGAAAACGCAAGCACCATCGTGCGACTTGTAAACCAGATAATAATAGACGGTTATGAAAAAGGGGCGTCGGATATCCACGTAGAGCCGTCCAAGGCAAAGAAGATTACAAACGTCCGCTTCAGGGTTGACGGAGCATGTATAAGGCACCTTGAAATACCTTTATCCTACAGCAGGGCTATTACATCAAGAATCAAGATCATGTCTAACCTCGATATAGCAGAAAGAAGACTTCCTCAGGACGGCAAGATAAAGTTTTCATATAAAGATAAAAACATTGAGCTTCGCGTTGCTACGCTGCCGACAGTCGGGGGCGAAGATGTGGTGATGAGAATCCTTGCATCGAGCGAGGCTATCCCGTTTAATCAGCTCAACCTTTCCGAGAGGAATTACAGAGAATTTAAGAAGATAGTTTCTCAGCCTTACGGGATTATTCTTGTAGTTGGTCCCACAGGTTCGGGTAAAACCACTACACTACACTCCGCCGTGGCACTTATAAATACACCTGAAAGGAAGATATGGACAGCAGAAGACCCTGTAGAGATAACTCAGGAAGGTCTCAGGCAGGTTGAGGTCAAGCCAAAGATAGACTTTAATTTCGCAAGGGCCATGCGCGCATTTCTGAGGGCTGACCCTGATGTTATCATGGTGGGAGAGATGAGAGACTATGAAACAGCCTCAATAGGCATAGAGGCATCTCTTACAGGACACCTTGTCTTCAGTACCCTTCACACAAACAGTGCCCCTGAAACTATTACCAGATTGATAGATATGGGCATAGACCCGTTCAATTTTGCCGATGCCCTCCTTGGTGTGCTTGCTCAGAGGCTTATCCGCACCTTATGCAAAAAATGCAAGGAGTCATATCATCCAGCCGAAGAGGAATTTCTCACAATGGTTAATGATTATGGAAAAGAGTTCTTCGCCGAACTCGGCATAGAATATAACGATAATCTTGTTCTATACAGGCCGAAGGGATGCAACGAATGCAACCAGACAGGCTATAAGGGCAGAACCGGCATACACGAACTATTAGTAGGTACAAAGACAATAAAACCCATCATAGCGAAGAAGGCACCTGTTGATGAAATCAGGGAACATGCGATTAAAGAGGGAATGAGAACCCTTTATCAGGACGGGATTACAAAGGTATTTAAGGGATTCACGGATTTAAAACAGGTAAGAAGCGTCTGCCTTACGTAA
- a CDS encoding type II toxin-antitoxin system VapC family toxin, with protein MQRNLKDFKGKEAIFIDANIFLHHAFDVNPISVDFLKKVESFDLKAYTSALVIEEVIFKLILQSASNFLDKITLQNVKVLLKDTENKEKVFRPVEKYRGYINNLKDFGLTILDLTDKDMAVAIQEAKTYGLITADAAHIAVMERKGITHMASSDSDFNVVNNITLWSP; from the coding sequence ATGCAGAGAAATCTCAAAGACTTTAAAGGGAAAGAGGCTATTTTTATAGACGCCAACATTTTTCTGCATCATGCCTTTGATGTTAACCCCATCTCAGTAGACTTTTTGAAAAAGGTAGAGTCTTTTGATCTTAAAGCTTACACATCTGCTTTAGTGATAGAAGAGGTTATTTTTAAACTTATATTACAGTCAGCGTCTAACTTTCTGGACAAGATAACACTGCAAAATGTTAAAGTCCTTTTAAAGGATACCGAAAACAAAGAAAAGGTTTTTAGACCTGTAGAAAAATATAGGGGGTATATTAATAATCTTAAGGACTTTGGGCTGACGATTCTTGATCTGACAGACAAGGACATGGCAGTTGCTATCCAGGAAGCGAAGACATACGGACTCATTACAGCAGATGCTGCCCATATTGCAGTGATGGAAAGAAAAGGTATAACACATATGGCATCAAGCGATAGTGATTTTAATGTAGTGAATAATATAACCTTATGGTCACCTTGA
- a CDS encoding AbrB/MazE/SpoVT family DNA-binding domain-containing protein, whose protein sequence is MLIAKVLGKGQIVIPKEARKKANLTPGDKVEVKVTEEGIVILPFKKSYTESFKGLVKGKLSLEELERLHAEKSQRL, encoded by the coding sequence ATGCTTATAGCTAAGGTATTAGGAAAAGGGCAGATTGTTATCCCAAAGGAGGCGAGAAAAAAGGCCAACCTTACCCCAGGGGATAAGGTAGAAGTTAAGGTAACAGAGGAAGGTATTGTTATTTTACCTTTCAAGAAGAGCTATACAGAAAGTTTTAAGGGTCTTGTTAAGGGAAAACTATCATTAGAGGAATTGGAAAGACTTCATGCAGAGAAATCTCAAAGACTTTAA
- a CDS encoding DUF433 domain-containing protein, with product MLERISVDPKICHGQACIKGTRIPVHQILHMLANGDTIDALLEDYPSLKRDDILACIEYAASLTEEQVIPDEVVA from the coding sequence ATGCTTGAGCGTATATCGGTTGACCCAAAGATTTGTCATGGGCAGGCATGCATAAAGGGAACTCGCATCCCCGTTCACCAGATACTTCACATGCTGGCAAATGGAGATACAATTGATGCCCTTCTTGAGGACTATCCTTCTTTAAAGAGAGATGATATTCTTGCCTGCATTGAATATGCTGCTTCACTAACTGAAGAACAGGTTATCCCTGACGAAGTCGTTGCATGA